Below is a genomic region from Treponema sp. OMZ 798.
GGCAGCAGTCGACAACAAAACCGGCCGATAGCCGGCCGATAGCCTCAAATACCCTTTGACAAAGGAATTCTTTATAAAGGATTCCATTCTAAAGAGGGTATTGATTAAAGCCGATATTAAAGCGGGGAGGCTATACGCTTATGCAAAACATAATTCTCACAACAAAAAAAATATTTATATCTGCATTTATTTTGATTTTGATTACGGTAAATTTTATGTCATGTAAAACCGCTCCTGAACCTAAGGAAGAAACCCTGATTGATCTTATAAAGGCAGGAAAATCGGAAGAACTACAGGAAAGACTTAACAGCTCTGCCTTAAATATGAAGGATGAAGAGGGAAACAGTCTTTTACATATTGCCGCCGTAAAAAACGATCCCATGATTGTGCGCTTATTAATAAACATGGATGCCGACATAGAAGCACAAAATAATACGGGGTCAACACCTCTTGCAGCAGCTCTAAGCAATGCATCTTATGATGCCGTTAAGGTTCTCATTGAGTACAATGCAAATATATTTGCAAAAGATAATGAGGGCGAAAAGCCCTTCTATATAGCCTGCAAAAACAATGTTCCTAACTTGATTTTGACGGCTCAGACCTTAAAGCAAAAAGATGAAAATCACGATACAGCCCTGCACCTTGCAGTAAAGGCTATAGATAAGCAGCTTACGGAGCAAATTCTAGCTATAGAATCCCTTGAAACCAAATACAATAAAGAAAATCTTAGCCCCCTTGGTATAGCATACAAATACAACGATTTTGAAGCTTCAGCCGAAATTGCCTCCATACTTCTACTTGCAGGCATACACCCAATGGGAAAGGATTTTAATGAATTTGAAACGGCAACCCTTGCCCGAAACTACTCAATGCGTTTCGCTGACGGCGAAACCCTGCTCCATATTTTTGCAAGAAAGGGTTATACGGGATTTTTAAAATTTTTAATTAAAAGCAAGGTTCCTATCGATGTAAAGGATATTTCAAGCTCAACGGCAATACAGGAAGCCGTTTATAACGGAAATATCGAGGCCGCAATCTTACTCTTACAAGCCGGAGCCGATCCAAACAGCCGTAACTCATCCGGAAACACAGCCCTCCACCTAGTTATGCCGGAGGCCTCTCGCTCAAAACTATTTAGCGAGCTTATTACTGCCGGAGCCAATCCAAACCTTAAAGATAACTATGGAGAAACGCCTCTTCACATTGCTGCACGAATCGGTATGAATGATGACATCCTCGATCAGCTGCTAAAAGCCGGAGCCGATATAAATGAACGCAATAAAAAAGGACAAACCCCTCTTATTTTGGCTATCGAAAGAAATCAAACACAGCAAGTGGACTTTTTGATCAATCATGGAGCCGATATACATGCCGAAGACAAGTCGGGCGAATCTGCCTTCATCCATTCCATAAGCGCAGGTCTACCCATGGTAGAGCACGTAGTCACCGAAAAAAACATTACCGAAAGAGATTCCGAAGGCTCGACCCCGCTTCACATAGCAGTAAGCCATAGGGCTAGTTCAGATATTATTTATTATCTGGTAGAAAAAAAGAGTTTAATAAATACACGCAATAAACTTGGAAATACCCCCCTTCATATAGCTGCCGAAAAAAACTACCGCGAAGCAGGAGAAATATTGATAGCAAATAATGCAGATATATTTTACGCAAACCTGAGCGGAGACAGCCCCTTAAAATTTGCCCTGACCTTAGGTGAAGGCAGAGAAGATTGGATGATAAACTCTCACACAATAGGTGCCGGAGACGGAGCCGGAAACACGCCTCTTCATCTTGCTGCAGAATGGCAGATTTTACCGATGATACCTTATTTAATCGATAAGGGAGCGGATATAAATGCAAGAAATGCAAATAATGAAACACCTCTATTTAACGCAGTTAGAACCGACAGTCCCGAGGCCGTAAAAGCCTTGTTAGGCAGCGGATCAAAAAAAGCCGACTTGGATGCAAGAGACTTTTTGGGAAATACGATTTTACATGCAGCTGTAAGATGGTCAGCATATAAATCCGCCGATTTTATTTTAAGCAAGGATACGGAAGAATATGTAAGGCTTATAAATGCAAAAAATCTTGCAGGAAAGACGGTTTTACATGAAGCCGCCAAGCAGGGTGAAATAAAATTCATAAATATCTTTTTAAAAGCCAAGGTGGACATAAACACTGCGGATGAAACAGGCCGTTCTCCCTTATCCGAAGCCGTACTTGCAAATCAAATCGAAGCTATCGGCTTATTGCTAAAAAACGGAGCCTCACCCGTTCAACAGGATATGTACGGAAGGACAGCCCTGCATGAGGCTGTAGAAATTTCGGAAGAAAGCCTCAGCCTTGTAAGGAATGCAGGCGGCAACCCCTTAGCCAGAGATGCCTACGGAAAAACTCCCTTCGTCCTCGCCCTGAATAAAAACATAAGAACTGTAGATCTTGTGCTGGGCAATGACAGCCTTTTAACCGATACTGACGGAGACACACCCCTTCATATAGCGGTAAAGGAAAGGATAAGTCTCGATTATTTCCAAAGAGTTATGAAAAAACGATATCCTTTAAATAAACGAAACAAAAACGGAGAAACAGCTCTTTTACTTGCAGTTCAAAACAATCAAAAAGAAATAACAAGGGCACTTTTAGCAGAAGGAGCAGATCCTTTTATAGTCAACAATAAGGGAGTTTCTGCTATAACAGAGATTTTTACAAATCATCCCGACTTTGCGCCGATAGCCGCCGAATTCTCATTAAAGCAGACGGATACACTTGGAGAAGGAATGCTGCACTACGCAGCCAAATTTGCAGATGTACAAACTGTCAAAGACTTAATTTCACTACCCGGTATCAAGCTTGATGTAAAAAATACGGCAGGAGAAACACCTTATCAGGTTGCCCTCAGATGGAATAGAAGTGAAATAGCAGAACTTTTAAAAACGGAATAAAATAAAAAACCCGTAATCTTAAAGATTACGGGTTTTTTATAATCCAAACATTTACTTATCGTACTTTATAGATGTTAAAATACTGTTTAATTTTTCCGTCGGGCTTTCATACTCCCTAAAGGTAAAGTAAACATGGTATCCCTTATCCGATACGAGGGTAACGGTTTTACCTATACAGTTATTTACAATGTTTGACTGCTCATATGGGAAATACTTAGGCTTAAGAATAGCCAGATGATAATCTTGTCCGTCATACCTAACCTGAGCCAGATGAGAAGGAAATGGAACTAAGAAAATTAAGAAATGATCTGTCTTACCTCCTCCCAAGGTCAAGCTTGTGCCGGGCTTCATAATGTGAATATTACGCCTTCCTATATTCCTATTTTGGTTTAGAACATAAATCTCGGTCATGCCCGACTGATTGCGTTTTATTTCGATTGTTTCAAAAAAGTTAGCCGGAGACATATAGGTGCCCCTCGGCTCCTTTGCGGCAAAAGAAGCCGCTAAGACACGCCTGCGAAGTACTTCATCATCTTGTTTTTGAGCGGCTATGCGATCCAAATTATCCGCCGAATACATCGAACTTCCATCTCCTGCAAAGTTTTTATTTTCGGAATATATTGAAGTATTCGATGCAGAGTTAAAAGCATTTAAGCGGCTTGCATGATCATCTTCCTCAGAAAGTTGATGAGGATATCTTTTATCCTCTTCCTGATAATTCGGCTGACTGCCTGCAGCATAGCGGGCCTGATTGGAAGATGAGCTTGAACCTCTTCTCCTTGCAAAGAAGACAATCAAGAATATCAGAAGAAGAAGCAAGATAATTGCAAGAAGGATAAACCAAAGAGCATTTGAATCTTTAAGTCTTTGAAAACCTGTGGGGAAGACTGCTAAGGAAGTTTCCATAACCTGAGGTAAAACTCGCTTTCCATCTGCAAATTCAAGCCTCATAATAAGATTATAATTACCTTCCTTGTATTCCGGAGGAAGAAGGGCCGAAACCCGGATCACTACATCCTTTTCACCGGATTTTACCTTTGTATTTTGTGAATCGACAGGTATTTTACTGATATTGGCACCGTTATCAATCACAATATGAGTTAAATGAAGCTCTACATCTTCATCGGAGTTATTCGTTACCTCAAAGGAAAAATCAAGTTTATTACCCTGAGCTTCAAGACCGCCATCAGGAAAATGGATAAAAGGTAAATTTTCCGCATTTTCCGTAATTGTAAATTTGTCATTCTTATCCTTAGAAAGTTCACTGCCTGCAGCACCGGAGGCTTCTTTAAAGTCTTTTGAAACATCGGTAAGACTTCCCTGCCCTGTTCCTGCATCACCTGAGCCGCCCTGAGAAGTACCCGAACCGCCGTAACTTCCTGAGCCGGAAGAACCTCCCGCATAACCGCCTCCTCCCGAAGAAGAACCTGAGGTTCCTGAGGATGAGCTTCCTCCTGCAGAGCTGCCGGTACCCTGAGCCCCGGAACCGCCGCTGCTTCCTCCTGCATATCCGCTGCCGGAATTGTAAAATTCTTCACCGTCCAATCCCCGTATTACGGCATCGGCAGGATAAGGAAGTTTAACATAATAAACCTTCCAGCCTTTTTTTCTGATACTTCCTGCAAGGAGCCCTATTTCATTTTTTATCTGATCATCAGTATAATTTTTATAAGGACTTGATGCAGGAGGATTAAAGATTCCGTCTGAAATTATAATCAGTATTTTTTCTTTTTTATCCGGTAAATTTGAACCGTATTGGCGGGCGTATTGAAGTCCCGTCAAAAAGTCCGAGCTTTTTCCCAACTGGTACAAAAGTAAAAACCTTGAAACGACTCGGGACATATCCTTTTCGCTGTTAATTTTTTGCGACATTTCATAACGTGCATCTGCATTAAAGGATAAAACATGAACAGTATCACCTTTTCTTACAAATTTATCGTTAATTTCAGTCAAGACACGATTATTAATGTCTTCATAGTAGGGAAGGATAGTTCCTGACGTATCCATTAAGATGACAATTTCAGCATTTGTCTTTGCAGTATTTTGAGCAAAGATGGGCGTAAAAAGAACAAACAAAAACAAACACAGAGAAACTCTTTTAAACATTTTTTCCTCCTTTCGGGATGCAGTTAGAAGACTTGCAGGCCTTAAACCAAAACCTGCAAGTCTCAACTAAATTATTTCAAATCCGCGATAGAAATATCTATAATCTTATAGCTCCTTTTTTCGTCATTGACTTCAAATTCAACCTCTTCTCCTTTTTTGCGGTTGAACAATCCGTTTCCTAAAGGCGACATATAAGAAATGATACCGTTTGCAGGATCAGATTCCCATGGTCCTAAAATTGTATACTCTTCTTCATTATTTGTCAAATTGTTTAAGATTTTTACCCGGCTTCCAAAGTAAACTTTCTTTGCAGTTGCAGTGGTGGGGTCAAAAATTTGAGCCCTGTCAAGTTCATCTTGTAATCTTGTAAGAGCATTGTTTAAGCGGGTCTGCTCTTCTTTTGCAGCCTTATACTCGGCATTTTCCCGCAAGTCTCCGAGCGAAAGAGCAAAACCGATGTCCTTCGCATTTTGCGGAATTTTAACATCTCTGATTTCGATAAGCTCCTTGTTCTTAAGATCAAGCATCTTAGCCGTAACAATCAAGCCGTGAGCTGTAACACTCTTTTCCTCAATATCGAAGAATTTAAAGTCCTTATGTTTTTCAACAATTTTAGCTCTAATATTCATCTTAATCACAGGATCCAGATCTTTTATGTCCCCTATAAGGGTATAAAGCCTTGTTATTGTATCCACATCGCTTTCAATTATGAAGTTTTGCAAAAGCTCATCCTTACCGAATAGGATTGTATGTACTTGATGATTGATTTTTCGGTTTTCGGTTGTATTTCTTCTCGATGCAATTTCTCGGTATGTAATATCAAGAATGTGGATAAGCACTATGAGCTGCTGTTCTACGCTGATACCAAGTTCCTTAAACCATTCCTCTTCCTGAATATTTTTAAAGAACCAAATAACGGCACTTCTGTATATTCGGTAGTTTTCAAAACAATCCTTGACCAAATTCTTTACATCGTCGGTAGAACCGGCTTCTATCAGAGCATCCAAGATCTCTGAAGATAAAACCGTGGGGAAGAGTCTTATATATTCTTTTTCCCAATTAGGAATAAGATTTTTTATGTACTTTAAGAATTTTTGACGAAGGGTCTGTCCCTTTATCGAAACCTTATCCTTTATTTGAGCATAGACCTCCATCGGATCTTCAATACGGCTGTAAAGCTCTGCGAAGTTATATTGCTTTACGGCCGAGATCAGCTGCTTGTCTGCAATAAATTCTTTAACAAGAATATAGGCACAAATAACTTGCTCATTTACCTGACTAAAGGCTTTTAAGAAGCCTTCAAAGTAATCAAGCATTTCTCTGAAGGTATCGGATTCGTCATCGCAGGCTTCCGAGGTATCATAGGCATTAAGAAGTTCAATTCTGGCAAAAAAGTTCTTTTGAGCCTTAAATTCGTTTGAAAGTTTTTCTTCAGCGGCAATAGGACGCTCCCTTACGCTGTAAAAGTCGATATTATCCGGATTGATACCGAACATAGGATTCTCTTTTAAGACCTTTCTAGCCTTTGTATTCCAGCTGGTCCATTCACCAGCTGTCAAAAGGGAAGGAACAAGCTCCTGTTTTATCCTTTTCATATCGCAGTTATTGTCAAAGCTCTTTATTATAATCTTCAAAGCCCACTCGGGATCACTCTTTATTTTTTTTGTAAGAATTTCCTTGCTTATTGTAGATTTTAATACCCATATATGCTCTCTGTCCAAGGTTTGGAGGGCTGTAATACCCATTTTAAGACTCATAGAGTGGATATTTTCTTCTCCCTGTTTTTGTTTTTTTGCAAATCTTATTAAAAGTTCATCATCTTTGATTGATTTAATGTGTCCTACACCCCATGTGCGGTGAAATACAAAGGACCCAGTATCAAATGAAATATGCTTTTCAAAGTCTGCTATAGCATCAAAAACA
It encodes:
- a CDS encoding ankyrin repeat domain-containing protein, coding for MQNIILTTKKIFISAFILILITVNFMSCKTAPEPKEETLIDLIKAGKSEELQERLNSSALNMKDEEGNSLLHIAAVKNDPMIVRLLINMDADIEAQNNTGSTPLAAALSNASYDAVKVLIEYNANIFAKDNEGEKPFYIACKNNVPNLILTAQTLKQKDENHDTALHLAVKAIDKQLTEQILAIESLETKYNKENLSPLGIAYKYNDFEASAEIASILLLAGIHPMGKDFNEFETATLARNYSMRFADGETLLHIFARKGYTGFLKFLIKSKVPIDVKDISSSTAIQEAVYNGNIEAAILLLQAGADPNSRNSSGNTALHLVMPEASRSKLFSELITAGANPNLKDNYGETPLHIAARIGMNDDILDQLLKAGADINERNKKGQTPLILAIERNQTQQVDFLINHGADIHAEDKSGESAFIHSISAGLPMVEHVVTEKNITERDSEGSTPLHIAVSHRASSDIIYYLVEKKSLINTRNKLGNTPLHIAAEKNYREAGEILIANNADIFYANLSGDSPLKFALTLGEGREDWMINSHTIGAGDGAGNTPLHLAAEWQILPMIPYLIDKGADINARNANNETPLFNAVRTDSPEAVKALLGSGSKKADLDARDFLGNTILHAAVRWSAYKSADFILSKDTEEYVRLINAKNLAGKTVLHEAAKQGEIKFINIFLKAKVDINTADETGRSPLSEAVLANQIEAIGLLLKNGASPVQQDMYGRTALHEAVEISEESLSLVRNAGGNPLARDAYGKTPFVLALNKNIRTVDLVLGNDSLLTDTDGDTPLHIAVKERISLDYFQRVMKKRYPLNKRNKNGETALLLAVQNNQKEITRALLAEGADPFIVNNKGVSAITEIFTNHPDFAPIAAEFSLKQTDTLGEGMLHYAAKFADVQTVKDLISLPGIKLDVKNTAGETPYQVALRWNRSEIAELLKTE
- a CDS encoding vWA domain-containing protein, with the protein product MFKRVSLCLFLFVLFTPIFAQNTAKTNAEIVILMDTSGTILPYYEDINNRVLTEINDKFVRKGDTVHVLSFNADARYEMSQKINSEKDMSRVVSRFLLLYQLGKSSDFLTGLQYARQYGSNLPDKKEKILIIISDGIFNPPASSPYKNYTDDQIKNEIGLLAGSIRKKGWKVYYVKLPYPADAVIRGLDGEEFYNSGSGYAGGSSGGSGAQGTGSSAGGSSSSGTSGSSSGGGGYAGGSSGSGSYGGSGTSQGGSGDAGTGQGSLTDVSKDFKEASGAAGSELSKDKNDKFTITENAENLPFIHFPDGGLEAQGNKLDFSFEVTNNSDEDVELHLTHIVIDNGANISKIPVDSQNTKVKSGEKDVVIRVSALLPPEYKEGNYNLIMRLEFADGKRVLPQVMETSLAVFPTGFQRLKDSNALWFILLAIILLLLLIFLIVFFARRRGSSSSSNQARYAAGSQPNYQEEDKRYPHQLSEEDDHASRLNAFNSASNTSIYSENKNFAGDGSSMYSADNLDRIAAQKQDDEVLRRRVLAASFAAKEPRGTYMSPANFFETIEIKRNQSGMTEIYVLNQNRNIGRRNIHIMKPGTSLTLGGGKTDHFLIFLVPFPSHLAQVRYDGQDYHLAILKPKYFPYEQSNIVNNCIGKTVTLVSDKGYHVYFTFREYESPTEKLNSILTSIKYDK
- the greA gene encoding transcription elongation factor GreA, with translation MSDIQKQLIEMLNEEKWTRAAIGNYTTKNFEDLYKLVSTAKKENVVDEIKEICDEHLTHTKNSIIALYISSIISLSNQLLDDSNVVSLIGIFTDNHRTQIVEYLCKKVLEYGESKFALRTLAECYKAAGSEDLYDIWERLVKVDYDEAEIAKLLAEKYEKDGNTEKSIEYYKKALYRFINRKQINGVKEIWSKLVTLIPDEIDFFFRIQAKITGVMDNSRNSILMQDVYQYYKENENWNICIDILKLILSYDEKDNWAREEITECFKNKYKDHSQLAECIKVSDITQPWRPVFDAIADFEKHISFDTGSFVFHRTWGVGHIKSIKDDELLIRFAKKQKQGEENIHSMSLKMGITALQTLDREHIWVLKSTISKEILTKKIKSDPEWALKIIIKSFDNNCDMKRIKQELVPSLLTAGEWTSWNTKARKVLKENPMFGINPDNIDFYSVRERPIAAEEKLSNEFKAQKNFFARIELLNAYDTSEACDDESDTFREMLDYFEGFLKAFSQVNEQVICAYILVKEFIADKQLISAVKQYNFAELYSRIEDPMEVYAQIKDKVSIKGQTLRQKFLKYIKNLIPNWEKEYIRLFPTVLSSEILDALIEAGSTDDVKNLVKDCFENYRIYRSAVIWFFKNIQEEEWFKELGISVEQQLIVLIHILDITYREIASRRNTTENRKINHQVHTILFGKDELLQNFIIESDVDTITRLYTLIGDIKDLDPVIKMNIRAKIVEKHKDFKFFDIEEKSVTAHGLIVTAKMLDLKNKELIEIRDVKIPQNAKDIGFALSLGDLRENAEYKAAKEEQTRLNNALTRLQDELDRAQIFDPTTATAKKVYFGSRVKILNNLTNNEEEYTILGPWESDPANGIISYMSPLGNGLFNRKKGEEVEFEVNDEKRSYKIIDISIADLK